The nucleotide window AACAAACTCAGGAGAGATATGGACCCTCTTCCTCGCACCCCTTGTCGGCTTGCCGATTCCGCTTCTGCCGATCCATATACTCTGGATAAACCTTGTTACAGACGGGCTTCCTGCCCTTGCCCTCTCTGCCGAGCCTGCAGAGGGAGATGTGATGAGCGGGCCTCCGAGGCATCCGAAGGAGAGCATATTTGCCCACGGATTAGGACTACATGCCATATGGGTGGGTCTCTTGATGGGTGGAGTTGTTCTGTTTGTCCAGGCATGGTCTATCAAAACTGAACATGCCCATTGGCAGACAATGGTGTTTACCGTTCTCTGCCTGACACAGCTCGGCCATGTCCTTGCCATAAGGTCTGAGAGGGAGTCGTTATTTAAAATCGGATTGTTTTCGAATAAATATCTCCTCGGCGCAGTGATATTTACATTCATCCTGCAGATGGCGACTATATATGTGCCTTTCTTAAATCCCATATTCAAGACAGAGCCGCTTACTTTAAATGAACTGGTGTTTACACTCGTCCTGTCATCTGTGGTATTCTTTGCAGTGGAAATAGAAAAATTAATCAGGAGGCGGAGATGTCGAATATAGTAATGGAAACTAATTTATCCGATGTTAAATTTCTGAGAAGAGGGAAGGTGCGTGATGTCTATGAAATAGATGACTATCTTCTGATAATAGCAACTGACAGGGTCTCTGCATTTGATGTCGTTCTTCCGAATGGAATTCCTGATAAGGGCAGGATTCTTACACAGATTTCAATATACTGGTTCAACCGGATGAAGGACATAATAGAAAACCATATTGTTGCAACAGATGTAAAAGACTATCCGAAGGTTCTGCATAAATACAAAGACATCCTTGAAGGCAGGAGCATGCTCGTTAAGAAGGCAAAGCCCATGCCTGTTGAATGCATTGTAAGGGGTTATCTCTCAGGTTCAGGGTGGAAGGAATACAAAAAATCAGGCACAGTCTGCGGCATAAAACTTCCTGACGGGCTTGTTGAATCCGCAAGGCTTGATGAGCCGATATTCACTCCAAGCACTAAAGCGGAAGAGGGGCATGACATAAATATAAGTTTTGATGAGACGAGAAAGCTTGTCGGTGATGATACTGCAAACAAGCTCAGGGATACAAGCCTCAGAGTCTATAAAAAGGCGAGGGAGATGGCAGAGAAGAAAGGAATAATAATCGCTGATACGAAGATGGAATTCGGCGTCTATAATGATAAGTTGCTTCTGATTGATGAAATCCTTACGCCTGATTCATCGCGCTTCTGGTCTATGAAGGATTATAAGCCCGGGAAAGGTCAGGACAGTTTTGACAAGCAGATCGTCCGAGATTATCTTTTAACCCTCGATTGGAACCAGACATATCCCGGCCCCAAACTTCCTGATGAGATTGTTGAAAAGACAGCGGCAAGGTACAGGGCGATATTGGGGATATTGACGGGGTAGGAGTTGCTGGGGATGAAGAGATTATTGTAAGTTTCACTCATCCTGCTTTTTCGCCTTGAACTTGCCTGTAAATGTCATAAAGAGGTAAACAATCAGCGGGATAATGAATGCTATGTCAACTACGCGCATTTGTGAAGATACGGAGGTGAAAAGCATCTGTCCGAGGACCATGCCAAAAAATGCACAGGCGATTGAGAGCCCAAGAAATCCACAGAGCCTCCAGAAATTAGTCCAGAAGACATCTTTTAAAAACCAGCTAATTACTGTTGCTACTGCTCCGGCAGTAAATGCGATGGCGAGGAATGCCGGTTCCGGCATCTTTTTCAGAATTTCAAATCTGAGAGTTGCAAGGCCCAGAAGAGCCATGCTCCATAATGAGAGGGACAGGAATATGAGAATCAACAGAGAAATTTTTAATGTATTCTTATACCAAGTTTTCTCATGCAGCCTGTCATGCAAATAGCCGATGCGGTCAAGCGCTCCGAACAATACAAAGACCGCTGCGACAACGCCTGCGATTGTAATTAAGAATCCGAGAATAAAGCCGGGGATTCCGTATTTTTGATACTGTGAGATTCCGACTGTGAGGGCGATGATTATTAGAAAGACGAGAAGAATGCGCTCAACCATAAAACCGCGGTCATTTCTTACAAGCTTTAGCATTGTTACCACGTAAGGGAAAGAATTGACTTTACATCCGACTGAAGCCGGTTGAATTTACATTTGAGCGCCATGCACTGCTCTGAGCGGTAACAGTTGCCGTCTTTTATAACAACATGGATGTGAATGCCTGTCTCTTCTGCATAAGGACAAGGCAGATGCAGTTTTCTTGTAGACTCGGAATAGTGTTTTTCCTTTATAGCCGGCTGCATAGATTTTTACCTGTTTTTTAATTTTGTGAGCAGAAGCCCTATGTACTTGTTAATCGGATTGCCTCGTGAGAGAAACGGCAGAGGAGATTTTTTCCTGGTCCCGAGTTTTTTGATTTCCCACAGCAGGTCGTGATTAGCCCCGTCAATCTTTAACCCGCTATTAAATGCGGCAAGGGCTGCTTTTTTTTCTCCGCCGGCAACGTAGGCCCTGCCAAGGTTAAGATACAGCGTGGCGTGGATGGATTTGGTTATAGGCGGGAATGCAAGGTCAAGCCTTTCCATGGCCTTCTTGCATATATTTATCCCCCTGGTATATTTTTTATCAACAATTGCTGTGAGGCATCCGTAATAGGATACAATGAGCGGGTCTTCGGAGTATTCCTCAACCGCTTCCCTTAATATTTTTAATGCCTCCTTATTGTTTTTCCTTGCGAGAAGTTTTTTTGCGGTGTCAAGATACTCTGTCTTTTTCCTGCTTTCTTTAAGTAGGGCTGTAAATTCTTCAATGGCGCTCTTATGATGATTCTCCATAAACTCATGGAGCTTATCCTCATAGTCTTTTTTGTCCATAATATCAGAGCAATCCTCTTTTTTTGAATAAACTATTTCCCCTTTATGGTAAATGAGGGTTGTGAGCAGGGGTTCTTTGATTCCGCCGTGCTCTGTCTGGACATGATAGCTTTTTTCTCCGAGCTTAATGTTTACGTTAAACCTGAGCGGGATGTCTGAGGTAATGTGCAACTGGCCTGATTTCTCTGTCATATAACACATTATCTAACAAGATTTTGATAATTAAATCAAGCTGAAAACACGAAACATCTTATATAATATCCCATGCTTATACTCGGAATAGACACATCATGCGATGACACTGCTGCCGCTGTTGTTGAGAACGGTGTCAGAATAGTTTCCAATATTGTCTCAAGCCAGACGGATATTCACAAAAAATACGGAGGCATTGTTCCGGAGCTTGCATCGCGAAGGCATATAGAGATGATACTGCCTGTTGTTGATGAGGCGTTGAAGGGCGCAGGCGCAGGGCTTGAAGACGTCTCGGCTGTTGCGGTCTGCCATGGGCCCGGATTGATCGGCTCTCTTCTTGTCGGATGCTCATTTGCAAAGGCATTATGTTTTTCAAAGAATATTCCTTTGCTCGCGGTAAATCACCTTGAGGGGCACATGTTTTCCTGTTTTCTGGAAGAACCGCAGCCGGAATTTCCGTTCATCTCGCTGATAGCATCAGGCGGCCACACGAGCCTTTACCGCGTTGACGGTTTTGGGAAATACAGAGAACTCGGCAGGACCAGGGATGACGCGTCAGGCGAGGCTTATGACAAGATATCCAAGCTTCTTGGGCTTGGTTATCCGGGAGGCCCTATAATTGACAAGCTTGCATCCGAAGGAAATCCAAAGGCGATAGATTTTCCAAGGCCGTATCTTCCTGAATCATTTGATTTCAGCTTCAGCGGTTTGAAGACAGCAGTGAGAATGGCTATCAGCGTTCAGCAGTTAGCGGTCAGTGAAAAAAAGCTGAAGGCTGATAGCTGTAAGCTGAAAGCTGATTTATCACTCGCAGATATTGCCGCCTCATTTCAGGCATGCATGGTTGATGTGCTTGTAAGAAAGACAGAATGGGCGATAAAAAAAGAGGGCCTAAGGCGTGTCACTCTCTCAGGCGGCGTATCGGCAAACAGCGAATTAAGAAAGAGAATGAAAGAAATGGGAGATGAAAGGGAAGCAGAGATATTTATTCCATCCATAAATCTGTGCACGGATAATGCTGCCATGATTGCCTCGGCAGGGTATAATCACTTTTTAAATAAGGACTTTGCAGGAGCAAGCCTGAATCCCAAGGCATACCTTCCGCTTTAGCCGATGCGGTTTATCGGATTAATACAGCGCCCTGACAAAGCTTATGTATTCCTGCGGCGGGTCTATGATTTCAATGCCTATGCTGTCTGTTAAACCGTCCGGCGGCATCTTGTAATAGGCCCATTTTGTTATGCCGCGGAGGTGGATTGTTTCTCCTGTTGAGAGTTTTAGCCTCAATTCAATCTCTGTGCCGGCAGCATATTTTTTATTATCGCTTGAAGTTGTGGTAAGCATGTAGATGCCGGATTCTGAGATATTCTCTATGAAGACAGCATATTTTTCATTGCCGGATATCCGCTCAGCCTTCAGATTGACCCGTATTCTCCTGAAACGCCTTTTTTCCATGGGGCTATTTTAGCATATCCCGGCTTAAAGTAAAGGGGCGAAAATTATCTGTGTCTGCAATTTCAGGAACGGCTTATATCTTCTTTTTTCTGAAGACAAGGATTGCCGCAACAGCGGACAGGAATAGTAAAACGCTTATCCCCTGCGATATTGAGATATTTCCAAAGAGAAAGCCTCTCACCTCATCGCCTCTGAAGAATTCCACAGTAAACCTGATGACAGAGTAAATTAAAAGGTATGCCCAGAATAACTGTCCTTTGAATGACTGGCGCTTTCTCAGGGTTATGAGTATAAGAAAGTTTATGAATTCTCCCGCTGATTCGTATAACTGTGTTGGATGAAGTGGAATGCCAATCCTTGCAAGGGATTCAGGGTCAAGGAATGTCACTGCCAGAGGACATCCTTCCGCAGGGCTTCCGTAACAGCAGCCTGCTGAGAAGCATCCAAGCCTTCCGATTGCATGCCCGATTGCAAGTGACGGCGCGAAAATATCAGCGGTAGCCCGGATATCAAGCCCTTTCTTTTTTGCATACCAGACAGCAACTGGAATTGCGAATATAACGCCTCCGTAGAATACAAGGCCGCCTTCCCAAATTTTGAATATGTCCAGAGGGTTTCTCAGAAAATGGCCTGCCTCCACAAGCACAAAGAAAAGCCTTGAGCCTATCAGCGCTGCAATGAGCATGTAAAAACCAAGGTCCACGATTTTATCTGAAGAGATTCCCTGTTTCTTGGCCTGTCTTACGGCAAGCGCAAGCCCGAGCAAAAAACCTGCGGCAATGAGAACGCCGTAGGTATGTATCGTCAGCGGGCCTATTCTAATTAATATCGGATGCATTAGTGGTTCCCTCATGTTTTTTTAAAAACAATTTTATAAATATCAATCCTATTCCTATTGTCAGCGCTGAGTCCGCAACATTGAATGCCGGCCAGTGATGCCTGCCTGCAAAAACATCTATGAAATCAACGACAGAGCCTCTGAAGAGCCTGTCTATCAAATTCCCTATTGCGCCTCCGAGAATGAGAGAAAGCCCTAATGGGTCTTCTTTCTCTTTTATAAGCATAAAAAAGATGACTCCAATTGCAATGAGGGATATGATTATAAAGATGTTATTCCCGAAACTTTTGAACATGCCGAATGCAGCGCCTTCATTTCTCAGGTTCACGAGATGGAGAAATGGGAGAAGTTCAACCGGCTTGAAAGTACTTATAAGTTTATCCGCGAGATATTTTGTTGCCTGGTCCAAGATTACAAGCAGGGGGATAATGATAAAAGCTGTTTTTTTCATTTAACGACATTATAACATCTATCGCATAATTCAGCGGCGCCGGTGTGTGTTCCAACGGATGCGCTCCAGTTCCAGCAGCGCCCGCATTTTTTGCCGCTGGCCCGTTCTACAATGACTGACATGCCTTTTATCTCTTCGCTTTCATAAGCGCTGTCTATTTTTCCTGATGCCTGCTTTGCCTCTGCTGATGAGACGATAAAAAGCGCCGGAAGGAATTCTTTATATTCATTCAGGAGATTAAACTCATTTTCAGGAAGGCATATAATCACCTTTGCCTCAAGAGAGTTGCCTATGAACTTGTTCTGCCTCTTAAGCTCAAGAGCCTTGTTTGTCGCATTTCTTATTGCTATGAGTTTTGCCCATTTTTCTTCAAGCGCCGGATCGAGGTATTTTTCATCTGCCATCGGGAAAGGCGAAAGAAACACGCTCTCCTCTTTTTTGCCGGCAATGAATCTCCATATCTCTTCTGCCGTGAAAGAAATTACCGGAGCCATAAGCCCGGTCATAGATAAAAGTATTCTGTTTAAAACCCACTGTGCAGCCCTTCTTTCTTTTGAATCAGCTTTGAAGGTGTATAGCCTGTCTTTGAGAATATCAAGATAAAAGGAGCTCATATCCACAACGCAGAAGTTATGCAGGAGATGATAAACTTCATGGAAGTCAAATCTCTCGTATGCAGATGTGATTTTTGCAGTCAGAGTCTGAAGTCTTGACATGGCCCACCTGTCTATCTCAAGCAGGTCCTTGCTATAATCTTTTCCGTCCTTCCCGTCAAAATCAGAAAGATTGCCGAGCAGAAATCTTGCGGTATTCCGAATTTTTCTGTAGGCCTCTGTAAGCCTGTCTATAATTTCCTTTGATATCCTGACATCATCCCTGTAATCTTCAGCAGAGACCCACAGCCTCAGTATCTCGGCGCCGTTTGCTTTAATGATCTCCTGCGGCGCAACAACATTGCCGAGAGACTTTGACATCTTCTTGCCTGAGCCGTCCATTACAAATCCGTGCGTAAGGACTGTTTTATACGGAGATGTCCCCCTTGTTCCCACTGACGTAAGAAGGGAACTCTGGAACCACCCTCTGTGCTGGTCGCTGCCCTCAAGATACATATCAGCGGGCCAGGAGAGCTTCGCATTTTTCTCCATTACGGCAGCGTGGCTTACGCCTGAATCAAACCATACATCCAGTATGTCCATCTCTTTTGAAAAAGATGTCCCGCCGCATTTTTCGCATTTGTATCCTGACGGCAGAAATTCCTCTGCTTTTTTCATGAACCATATATCAGCCCCGTTTTCCTCAACGTGCTTTGTGATTGCATCAAGAACCGAATCTTTTTTGACAAATTCTCCGCAGCCTTCGCAGCTGATAAGCGTTATAGGCACTCCCCAGGCCCTCTGTCTTGATATGCACCAGTCAGGCCTGCCTGAGACCATATTGTATATTCTGTCTCTGCCCCATTTAGGAATCCAGTTGACTCTGTCTATCTCCTCAAGGCATTTTCCCCTGAGGCTGTTATGCTCAACAGATATGAACCACTGCTCTGTTGCGCGGAATATGACAGGTTTTTTGCACCTCCAGCAGTGAGGATAGGAATGTGTTATCTTTTCTTCCTTGATGAGCGCATTTTTGCTTTTCAATATCTCAATTATCTGTGCGTTTGCCTTGAATACGAACTGCCCTTCAAGTTTTCCTGCCTGTTTTGTGAATTTACCTTTGTCATCAACAGGCGCATAAATATCAAGCCCGTATTTTAAGCCTGTTTTATAGTCGTCCTCGCCGTGGCCGGGCGCAATGTGAACTATTCCTGTTCCTTCTTCAAGGGATACAAATTCTCCGAGTACAGCCCTTGATTCCCTCAGGATAAAAGGATGCTCTGCATTCACGCCTTCAAGCTCTCTGCCTGTTATCTTTGCAATAATCTTTCCGTCCAAGCCGATTCTTTCTTTCAGCGCTTCAAGCCTTCCCTCAGCAACAATGTAGACTTCATCACCCTGTTCAACGGCAGCATAAACAAGTTCGGGATGAAATGCGAGTGCAAGATTTGCAGGCAGTGTCCACGGAGTAGTTGTCCATATTACAAAAAAGATCTTTTTGCCCTTCAACGAGGGCATCTTATCTCCAAACTCCGAACTCTCCACTCCGAACTTTACAAATACAGACGGCGACTCCTTCTCAGCATATTCCACCTCTGCCTCTGCTAATGCAGTAACACAGGATGGGCACCAGTGCACAGGTTTCTTGCCTTTATATGCATAGCCTTTTTTTACAAATTCTAAAAATTCCCTGACAATCGTCGCTTCATATCCGTATGACATTGTGAGATACGGCTCTTGCCAGTCTCCCATAACTCCGAGCCTCTTGAATTCCTCTCTCTGAATGTCCACAAATTTTTCTGCGTATTCCTTGCAGAGCTTTCTTTTCTCAAGGATGTCAACCTTGTCTTTTTTTTCTCCGAGGTTTTTGTCCACCTGAAGCTCAATCGGAAGGCCGTGGCAGTCCCAGCCCGGAACGTATGGCGAATAAAAACCCTGCATGGATTTGAATTTTACTATTATGTCCTTGAGTATCTTATTAAGCGCATGCCCGATATGGATGTGGCCGTTAGCATAAGGAGGGCCGTCATGGAGGATGTAATGTTTACTGCCTGAATTTTTGTTTTGCAGCTTTTCGTATATCTTATTCTCTTCCCAGAACCTGAGCATTTCAGGCTCTTTCTGTGTAAGGTTCGCCTTCATGGGAAAACCTGTCTGTGGAAGATTGAGAGTGTCTTTTATGTCTTTTGCCATGTCAGAAAATGCTCCCCTTGTCTTATTTCTCTTCTGCTTTTTCTTTCTTCTGCGCAGCCTTATCAGCGATTATCTTCTGCGCCTGGTGTGAAGGCACTTCTTCGTAATGCGAAAATTCCATTGAATACAGCCCTCTTCCTGATGTGAGGCTGTGGAGCTGGTTTGCGTATGTCAGCATCTCGGACATAGGCACTAAGGCTGTTATCTTCTGGTTTCTCGCCTGTGATTCAACTCCCTGAACCTTGCCCCTCTTTGAATTGAGGTCGCCTATAACTGCGCCGAGGGCCTCATCAGGAGTTGTTATCTCTACTTTCATTACGGGTTCAAGGAGTATCGGCTTTGCATTTTCAACAGCCTTTTTTATACCCAATGACCCTGCAATCTTAAACGCCATTTCCGATGAATCCACTGTATGATATGAGCCGTCATAAAGGGTTACTTTTACATCCACCATAGGATAACCGGCAATTATCCCTTCGTGCATTGCATCTACAATTCCTTTTTCTACAGCAGGTATATATTGCCTTGGTATTGATCCTCCGACTATATTATCGACAAACTCAAAGCCCTTGCCTCTCGGCCTCGGCTCTATCTTTATCCGGCAGTCTCCGTACTGTCCTCTTCCGCCTGACTGTTTTTTATACCTGCCCTGCGCATCGGATGAAGCCCGGATTGTTTCCCTGTATGGAATCTTCGGAGTTTTCATGACAACCTCAACTCCGAACTTTCTCTTCAACCTTTCAAGCGCAACTTCAAGATGCACCTGTCCCATGCCTGAGAGTATCATCTCTTTTGTCTCTTCGTCCCTGTGGAATTTAATGGTCGGGTCTTCTTCAAGCATCCTGTGAATGCCTGTGCTGACTTTTTCTTCGTCCCCTTTGCTTTTCGGCGCTATAGCATAGGAGATTATCGGTTCTGCAAACTTCACCTTCTCAAATATAATGGGATGAGCCTCGTCTGAGAGCGTGTCTCCGGTGTTTGTCTCTTTGAGTTTTGATACAACTCCTATCTCGCCGGGCCCTAAACTGCTTGCCGGTATCTGTTTTTTGCCGAGGAGATAGAATATCTGGCCTATTCTTTCTTTCGCTCCTGATGTTGCATTCAGCACAGTTGAATCGGCCTTCAGCGCGCCTGAATAGACTCTGAACACAGACAGCTTTCCCGCATAAGGGTCTGCTATTGTCTTAAAGACGTATGCGGAGAACGGCTCTTTTTCGTCAGGCTTTCTCTGCACGTCTTTTGAGTCTTTCGGATTTTTGCCTTTAATGGGAAAAATTCTTACGAGGTCATGGGGAGAAGGCAGGCAGAGCATTATTGCATCCATGAGCTGGGGGATGCCTATGTTTTTGGTTGCTGAGCCGCATACAACAGGGATAAACCTTCTTGACAGAGACCCCTCTTTTATCCCTCTTATAATTTCTTCCTGTGTCAGTTCACCGCCTTCAAGGTATTTTTCAAGGAGCGCGTCTTCTGATTCAGCAATCTTTTCTACAAGCTTTTTCCTGTATTCCTGAGCCTCGGACAGCATATCAGAGGGGATGTCTGATTCCGCTGCCTTGCCGCCTGAAAACTTATATGCCTTCATGTTAATGAGATTGATTATTCCACTGAAAGTTTCTCCTGAACCTATTGGTATCTGAAGCGGAACGCCTTCTGTGCCGAAGGATTGGACAAGTTCATCAAGGGCGCCCGGGAAGTTGGCTGATTCTTTATCCATCTTGTTTATAAAGACTATTCTCGGGATTTCATATTCACAGGCGTATTTCCAGACCTTCTCTGTTTCTGCTTTAACTCCTGATAGGGCGCTGACTATAACGACAGCTCCGTCAACAGCCTTGAGGCTTCCTCTGGTGTCTTCTACAAAATTTATGAATCCAGGCGTATCAATCAAGTTTATGCGGTGGCCGTCCCAGTTGCAGAAGCCGAAAGCCGATGTAATGGTTATCTTTCTTGATATTTCTTCAGGTTCGCAGTCAGTCGTTGTGTTGCCTTCTTCAATTCTGCCGAGCCTGTCAATAGAACCTGAATTAAAAAGCATTGCCTCGGTCAGGGATGTTTTCCCCGCGCCTCCATGCGCAATTACAGCGACATTTCTGATTTTGTTAACATCAAGATTAGCCATGAAACCCCTCCTATATTAAATTTAAAATTCAAGATTCAAAAATCAGGTATATTAAATTTTAAATATTGAATGTTGAATTTTACTCAAGTATTTCTTCTATAACAGGCTTTGTTTCTGTTTTTTTCTCTGCTGTCAGGCTCCATATCTTGATGCCTAAAAAAGCAATCAAAAATAAACCGAAACCGAATATTGCTGACAGTATGTCGGGGTCTGTATCTTTAAACTGACGGCTGAAAATTTCTTTTCCAAGGACCGCGCCTGCAATCAGAGCTATTGCAGGAATGCCGTAAACAAGGATTGAACCTTTGAGATATGTGTATGACTTTATGACAACCCTGACCCTCTGCCCTGCCTTTGCGCCTGCCTTGTTAACCGCATCAATCTCCATGGACTGTTCATCAGGCTTGCATGTGCCTGCCGTGCATCCCTCACAGACGCTCTTTTTCGGAACAGAGACTTTTGCAAAAGCCCCCGCTGTGCTTTTTACTGTGCCGATTTCCTCCATAGCAATGGCATTTTAACATACTGTGTTATTTTCTTAAAAGTCCTGTTTTTTATCTCGGTTCAAGCCTGTGAAACAACTTCTCAGAAGAGAAGGATGAAAATTGCTATTCTTCTTCCTTAAGCAGCTTATATTCAATGCTGTCAACAAGCGCCTGCCATGACGCCTCTATGATATTCTCCGATACGCCGACAGTGCTCCACCTGTTTTTTTCATCTCCTGATTCTGCAAGCACCCTGACTCTTGCGGAAGTTCCCTTGCCTGCCGTAAGCACCCTTACCTTGTAATCGTGAAGTTTTATATTTTTTAATTCAGGATAGAACTTATCAAGGGCGCTTCTCAGGGCATTGTCAAGCGCGTTCACAGGGCCGCTGCCTGTGGCGGCAGTGTGCTCGGTCTTCCCTCCGACCCTTACCATTATTGTAGCCTCGGTCAATGGGATCTCGCCTTCTTTTCTTTTTTCTACAATTACCCTGAACCCGATAAGGTCAAAGAATTTTCTGTGCAGCCCGAGCTCCTTTTTGAGAAGAAGCTCAAATGACGCATCCGCCCCTTCAAACTGAAATCCCTGATGTTCGAGATCCTTCAATCTGTTTAATATGTCCTGAAGCTGCGGGGAATCCGGCTCTATGTGGATGTTAAATTCCTTTGCCTTTCTGAGAATGTTGCTTTTCCCTGCAAGGTCTGAGATTAGGACCCTGTGCGAGTTTCCCACAAGCTCGGGTTTTATATGCTCGTATGTCTCAGGTCTTTTCATAACAGCGCTTACATGCACTCCGCCCTTATGAGCAAATGCGCTGTCTCCGACAAACGGCTGGCGCTTGAAATGCCTCATATTTGATATCTCGTTTACGAACCTGGAAACGTCCCTGAGCCTTTTCATCTGTTCATCCGTAATGCATTTTATCCCGAGTTTGAGATTAAGATTAGGGATTATGGAGCAGAGGTTGGCGTTTCCGCATCTTTCTCCAATGCCGTTTATGGTCCCCTGCACCTGCGATGCGCCTAACTCAACCGCGATTATTGAATTTGCCACTGCGCATTCAGAGTCATTATGCGTATGTATCCCGATTGGAGCTTTTGTTTTTTTAATGACGCTGGCGACTATTTTTCGCATTTCATCAGGCATCGTGCCTCCGTTTGTGTCGCACAGCACGAGGAAGTCTGCGCCTGCATCCTGAGCAGCGATGAGGCATTTCAATGCAAGGGATGGATTGTCCTTGTATCCGTCAAAGAAGTGTTCTGCATCAAAAAATACCTGGTCTGCGTATTTTTTAAGATAGGCCACTGAATTATGGATTATCTCAAGGTTTTCTGAAGGCGTTATCATCAGGGATTCTTTTATGTGAAAATCCCAGGTCTTTCCGAATATGGTTATTACAGGAGTTTCTGATGCGATAAGCGCCTTTATGTTTGCGTCATCTTTAGCTTTGTGTTTGGGCCTGTGCGTGCTCCCGAAGGCAACTACCACGGAATTTTTCAGCTTCAGTTTTTTTGACTTTTTAAAGTAGTCTGCGTCTTTCGGGTTTGAACCGGGCCAGCCTCCCTCAATATAACGCACTCCGAGTTCATCAAGCTTCCCGGTAATCCTGAGTTTGTCCTCAACGGAGAATGCAATGTCCTCTGCCTGGGAACCATCCCTCAGCGTTGTGTCATATATCTCTACCTTATGCATATTAGAAAGTTAAAAGTTAAAAGTTGAAAGTGAAAAGTTAAAATCGGTGCTTTGCTGTTTTTTAAACTTCTAACTTAAAACTTCTAACTTTTATTTATGTCCCCATCTCCCAGCTCTCAAGATATTTTTTCTGCTCAGGAGTAAGCGCATCTATCCTGATTCCCAAGGATCTGAGTTTCAGTTTTGATATTTCAGCATCTATTTTTTCAGGGACGCTGTAAACTTTTCTTTCGAGCTTTCTGTAGTTTTTCACCATATATTCTGCGCACAAGGCCTGGTTTGCAAAGCTCATGTCCATAACAGCGGAAGGATGCCCCTCTGCCGCTGCAAGATTAATAAGCCGCCCCTCTCCGAGGAGATACACCCTTTTGCCGTTCCTTAGAGTATATTCTTCCACGAAATCCCTTATGGTCCTCCTTGACTTTGACATTTTCTTAAGGGCGTCTATTGCTATCTCAACATTGAAATGCCCTGAATTACAGAAAATGGCTCCGTCTTTCATAAGATTAAAGCATTCTTTGTATATGACGTTAATATCTCCGGTGGCTGTAACGAATATATCTCCGATGCGCGCTGCATCTCTCATGGGCATAACATCAAATCCGTCCATAACAGCTTCAAGCCCGCGAAGAGGATTGACCTCTGTGATAATAAGCTTTGCTCCCATGCCTTTGGCCCTCATCGCTATTCCTTTGCTGCACCACCCGTAGCCCGCTATAACGAATACTGAGCCTGCA belongs to Nitrospirota bacterium and includes:
- the fusA gene encoding elongation factor G, which encodes MANLDVNKIRNVAVIAHGGAGKTSLTEAMLFNSGSIDRLGRIEEGNTTTDCEPEEISRKITITSAFGFCNWDGHRINLIDTPGFINFVEDTRGSLKAVDGAVVIVSALSGVKAETEKVWKYACEYEIPRIVFINKMDKESANFPGALDELVQSFGTEGVPLQIPIGSGETFSGIINLINMKAYKFSGGKAAESDIPSDMLSEAQEYRKKLVEKIAESEDALLEKYLEGGELTQEEIIRGIKEGSLSRRFIPVVCGSATKNIGIPQLMDAIMLCLPSPHDLVRIFPIKGKNPKDSKDVQRKPDEKEPFSAYVFKTIADPYAGKLSVFRVYSGALKADSTVLNATSGAKERIGQIFYLLGKKQIPASSLGPGEIGVVSKLKETNTGDTLSDEAHPIIFEKVKFAEPIISYAIAPKSKGDEEKVSTGIHRMLEEDPTIKFHRDEETKEMILSGMGQVHLEVALERLKRKFGVEVVMKTPKIPYRETIRASSDAQGRYKKQSGGRGQYGDCRIKIEPRPRGKGFEFVDNIVGGSIPRQYIPAVEKGIVDAMHEGIIAGYPMVDVKVTLYDGSYHTVDSSEMAFKIAGSLGIKKAVENAKPILLEPVMKVEITTPDEALGAVIGDLNSKRGKVQGVESQARNQKITALVPMSEMLTYANQLHSLTSGRGLYSMEFSHYEEVPSHQAQKIIADKAAQKKEKAEEK
- a CDS encoding SoxR reducing system RseC family protein yields the protein MEEIGTVKSTAGAFAKVSVPKKSVCEGCTAGTCKPDEQSMEIDAVNKAGAKAGQRVRVVIKSYTYLKGSILVYGIPAIALIAGAVLGKEIFSRQFKDTDPDILSAIFGFGLFLIAFLGIKIWSLTAEKKTETKPVIEEILE
- a CDS encoding citramalate synthase; translated protein: MHKVEIYDTTLRDGSQAEDIAFSVEDKLRITGKLDELGVRYIEGGWPGSNPKDADYFKKSKKLKLKNSVVVAFGSTHRPKHKAKDDANIKALIASETPVITIFGKTWDFHIKESLMITPSENLEIIHNSVAYLKKYADQVFFDAEHFFDGYKDNPSLALKCLIAAQDAGADFLVLCDTNGGTMPDEMRKIVASVIKKTKAPIGIHTHNDSECAVANSIIAVELGASQVQGTINGIGERCGNANLCSIIPNLNLKLGIKCITDEQMKRLRDVSRFVNEISNMRHFKRQPFVGDSAFAHKGGVHVSAVMKRPETYEHIKPELVGNSHRVLISDLAGKSNILRKAKEFNIHIEPDSPQLQDILNRLKDLEHQGFQFEGADASFELLLKKELGLHRKFFDLIGFRVIVEKRKEGEIPLTEATIMVRVGGKTEHTAATGSGPVNALDNALRSALDKFYPELKNIKLHDYKVRVLTAGKGTSARVRVLAESGDEKNRWSTVGVSENIIEASWQALVDSIEYKLLKEEE
- a CDS encoding adenosylhomocysteinase codes for the protein MVKHDVKDIKLAKKGKLRIEWAAKEMPVLKSITERFRKEKPLKGVRLAACLHVTTETANLAETLKAGGAQVYLCASNPLSTQDDVAASLVKNSGISVFAIKGEDHKTYYRHIMDALSLKPNITMDDGADIVSTLHTKKKELLKNLLGGTEETTTGVIRLRAMAEKGVLKYPIIAVNDAYTKYLFDNRYGTGQSTIDGIMRATNRLIAGSVFVIAGYGWCSKGIAMRAKGMGAKLIITEVNPLRGLEAVMDGFDVMPMRDAARIGDIFVTATGDINVIYKECFNLMKDGAIFCNSGHFNVEIAIDALKKMSKSRRTIRDFVEEYTLRNGKRVYLLGEGRLINLAAAEGHPSAVMDMSFANQALCAEYMVKNYRKLERKVYSVPEKIDAEISKLKLRSLGIRIDALTPEQKKYLESWEMGT